The genomic stretch CACACTTTGCCAGCATGTAACTACATTTGGCTTTTTGCTCATGTGTTGTGGCAGCATCGAATGCTTTTTGGTAATACAATTTGGCTTGGGAACAATCGGTGATCATGTGGCGCATGGAAGGACTGAATCCATAGGGACTGTAGGAATAACCCACAATATCGGATTGATATGCCCGTACATTGCCAAAGTACGTGATATTATAAAAGGCATTGCCCAGCAAAAGGCTGTTTTGATAGACTTCTTCCTGCTTGGCCAATTTTTCCTGCATCAACTTTACCGTTTCCAGGAATTGTCCCATGGGATAGGTTTTGCCCAGGGCGTGTTCAGCATCATGATTGTCCCAAATGTGGGCATTGAAGGGGTTGGCAGGGAACACCTTTTCAAACGCCTGACTTTTATAAATCTGCAAGGCTTCATCGATGCGGTTGGCAAAGAGTGCTTCGATGGTTTCATAATAATAGATATCATGTAGCGTGATAGGATATAGTTTTTCGCCAATTTGTTCTATCCCTGTAGCTGTATTGGAGAGGAAAAATTGCTTTAGTTTTTTCGTATTCCCGGCTTGGTCAAAAAAGGTGGGTTGGTTATCGTACCCATAAAAATACCCTGCATATCTGCTTGAAAGCAATTCACTCATAAGGGCGTTTTCTCCCTTGGCAAATAACAGGGAAAGGTATTTTTTACTCCAGGATTGTGCATTTTCATAGCGGAAAACATCGCTGTTGGGATATTTTTGCCCTGGTAGTTCAAAGTAAAGCCAGTTAAGCTCATCGACCAAGGCATCCAGCTGATCTGGAACTGGATTTTCCAACAAATTGAGCTGGTTGATCAGGCGCAATAGACGCAATTGGTTTTTGGCCAACTGGGTCTTGGGTAAATGATCTTCGGCTTTGTCAAAAGCCTTTTCAGCATCGTCAAACCGATCATTTAGTGTCAGCAAATACCCATGGGAAATGTTCCAAAGAAAGGGGTGCTTAGTCTTCCCTGATTGGGCAATCCTGGCCACCAAATCCAGTGCATCGCTGTTGAGTTCTTTGTGTTGCTGTTCTTTATACTCATCTAAATCTGTGTAACCGCGATAGCTTTCAGTGTGGTAATAGGGGTCTTTGATATAACGTTCTTGATGATTGATCAGCCGGGTGAGCAGGAAGTTGAGGTGGGGATTGGTAGGGTCCAATGCAAAAATGTGGCTGATCGCTTCTTCTTCATTAGTATAATAGCCCTGTAGCGCCCAAAGCGTGGTTTTTTCGGCCAGGGATTTGGCGAGCGGGAGCGTTTCCTGTGCAAAAACGACCGAATCCTGCGGATGGTAACTGAAGATCGCTACTTTTTGTAGGGAAGCGCATTCATTAAATACCTGTGCATAATAAAGATTGGATTGGCTGAAGGCCTTTTGGTGGTAATAGACGCCTGCTTTGTAGGCTAACGCCCTGTAATATAAGGTGTTTTTGGGCATGGACGCAGCTGTTTTGTCGAAGAAGGCAATCACTTTTTCTTGGTCAGAGGCACTGTAGAAATAGGCTTTCATCACCTGAAACCAATACCGCTGTTTCATAAACTCATCCGCAGCATTTTCATATTTCTTTTGGAGTTGCTGAAATAGTCCTTCATCCGTCAATGGGTGATTTTCCTTAGGTTCCCAGTAGCCATACCCGCTATTGAGGGAGGCCGTTTCTACCTGCTTGGCCAACTCCAAAAAGGCAAGGAAGTCCTTAATTTTTGGAGTTTTTAGGTCCAATGATTTTGTCCATGAGGGTAGGCTGGAGCTAGAGCTGGTAGAATTTACAACATGATTTAGATCACTTATAAGCGCAGAATCTGCCTGTAACAACAAGGAATCTACCGCATACTTGGGCACAGATGAGGCCAGATACTCGGACCAATCTTTGACGATTTTATCATTAAATCGACCATTATGCGCATTATCCATACCATCATAAAAGAAGAAATTTTCTTCCAGTAGCAATGGCTCGTAGCTTTCGTCCACGTAGATCTCAGGGGTAAAATTAGAGGCAATGATGTCGTAATAGCCACCGCAGGCTTTCACCACCAAATAAGTCAACAGCAAACTGCCACTAAAAAGCAGCCCTAACTTGGGCAAAGATATCTTTTTCATAGTTTCTTAAGTTCATTGAGTCAAGGTCATAAAAAATAATTTCGTCCACCTTCATGTGATTCCCCAGATCCTCCGCCATTTCCAACAATTGTCCTTGGGATACCGCTTCGGTTTTCAGTACATCACCTTTACGGTAATAGGTTCCATTGCGCAACAAATCTTTTTTTACTTCAAAGAAATTGGGCTTGAGGGCTGCAAAGGCAGCATCCATTTTTAGTGCTGAAGCTGTCACTTTTGGCCTAAGTCCCACCACTTGGCCATTTCGGAGATGAATTCCCCAACTAAATATCGGCATGGCCACCTTCAGGGGCAAAGGATAATCCCCTAAAGTATAGGTATAAAGATCAGCGATGGTCTTGTCATAGATGGAGTTGGCGGTTCTGGCATTGATTTCTCCCATATTGTAATACATCAGCACACCATAGTCCACATTCGGAACTTTGGTCTTTTGGGCGTATTTGATTTGGTGGAGGCGAATGGTGGCCGACAGGGTTTTATCAGTCATCTCATCCAATTGGTCGATAAAAGCCATGAAATGGTCACGACTCTTTAGGCTCCAGTCGCAGTCAATCTGGATTTCCTGATAGGAAAGATGGTTGTTTTCTGAAATTGAATTGACATGCTTACTGATTTTTTTTGCCAATTCAGCCACATCCAAATTAGAAGACAGCATCACCTCATTTTTGATATACACTACCGGAACGATTTCCAATGTATCGGGAAAATGATCGAGGGTCACTTCACTGACAGGATATGGCAGGCCATCGGCACTTAGCGCCACATCAAAATAGCGGACATAAAGTTTCTTGACCTCATTGGCCTTGATGGTGTGGGTTTCAGTGGGATTCAAATTTAAGGCCGTTTTCCAATAGTAAAAGGAGACAGCTGGTGGAGAAGTATGCTGGCAAGCACCCAAGCAGGCCGTGAAAAAAAACAGTATAAAAAGGCGTATTTTCATAGCTAAAAAGGTATGAGCAATCGACCATACCAAGTACAAAGTAAATAGAATATCATGAATATGTATGGAATTATTCAGATAAAAGAAGCTCGGTTTGTTCACGATTTGTAATTCCAAATTAAAGATAAAGATGGCATATTATATGGATTCCGATTCGCCACGGCTGACAGGACAGGAGAAACGAAATTGATGGGGTTTCATTTGATAATCATGTGTTTGAAATGCTTTACCGACATTGGGTCGGCACAGGCGCTGTGGTCAGTCCCGTATGAGTATCGGGGACAGGCTATTGCGGCTTATGTGACAGCCTTATTTTCTCCATAACCTGATCTCGGCTTAGAAATCAAACTGATGTACATCAGTTTTGCAACTTTAGCTACTCTAAACGCTTACAAGCTACTGCTATGCACTAAAATCAACTTTATTTTTATAACTTTATTCTCCTATGAAAAAGTCATTTAGCGAAGAAGAACTAAAGGCCATTGCTTCCCAGCTGAGCCACCCAAAAGGGGAAATGGGCATCGATGTGGCCGCTACCATGCATGAATCGAACATTTCCATGACTGAAAAGGCCATAGAACTGCTTCATTTGGAGAACGGCGACAAGGTGCTGGAGCTAGGGCATGGGAGTGCAATGCATGTGAGCCAGCTTTTAGAGGAGCAGGAAAGCCTGCACTATACTGGCTTGGAAGTTTCCGAACTCATGTACCTAGAGGCCAAGAAGCACAATATCCAATGGATCGATGCAGGTATTGCGGACTTTCATTTGTATGATGGAGAGCAAGCTCCTTTTGAGTCTGGGAGTTTTGATAAAATTTTTACGGTCAATACCATTTATTTCTGGAAAGATCCTTTGAGGACAGCAGAGGAATTGGAAAGGTTGTTGGCCGATGAGGGGAGCTTGGTGATCGCTTTTGCGCAGAAACGGTTTATGGAAAAGCTGCCTTTCGCCCAGCATGGCTTTACGTTATATGATGATGCTGATGTTATGGAGTTAATGACTGAAGTTGGTCTGGTGACCTTGGAGCAATCAGACGTGACCGAAACCGTCAAGAGCAAAGCCATGGAAGAGGTACAGCGGGAATTTACCGTAATGCGTTTTTCCAGATAGGTTTTCTCGCAGGGTGGGTCCTAAGCTTTCTGTTTATAATTAGCATCAAATGAAATTAGACCAATTGGTAAACCCCATTTCTGACCGTTCTCGTATTGAATTGATCGACATTTTTAGGGGCTTTGCGATATTCGGGATTTTTATGGTCAATATCGAGATCATGAACTGTTTTATGGTGAACCAAGAGAAATTTGGCAAGTTATGGACTCGGCCAATCGATACCTTTTCCTACAGGATTTTGCAGCTGTTCTTTTATAGCAAGTTTTTCCCAATATTTTCTTTTTTATTTGGATTGGGCATCGGTATGCAGACCAATAAATTCATTAATTCTAAACGACTGCCACTTGGCTTTTTAATAAGGAGAATGCTCATACTGTTGGTTTTTGGAATTCTGCACATCACCTTTTTGTGGGATGGTGACATTTTGCATTTATATGCCCTCATTGGGATATTCACCTTTTTTTGGATCCGAAGAGCTGCAAAGGTGATTTTAATTACGTCGATCATTGTATTTGTTTTTCCATTTTATGATGTCATAGTGGCCATTGTTTTTGGGAGTTTGGAGGTGAATTCTAGCCGCTTAATAGAGCTATATAATCCCCAAGAAATCAGGAATATCATTTGGAATGGTTCGTTGGGTGAGCAAATCAGTTTGCGTTGGGCAGATTATGTTTCAAATATCCCTTTGTTACTTTACATGGTGGGACCAGTAGCTTTTTCAATGTTTTTGTTGGGGCTGTATTTTGTCAGACAGGGCTATCACAATGCGATAAAAGATTTTATTGCACGGACAAAAAAGCCAGTTTTGATGGTGATTTTATTGATCACGGCTTACAGGCTATTTTTTATATTTGCCCTTACTGATCTTGACATTTACCATAATCCTTGGCTTAAGCCAATATTTCTACAACTTATATTCCTATCAGATGTGATGACGGGGCTTTTTTACCTCTGGCTTATGGGTTGGTTATATTATTTTCAAGGATGGAAAAAACTGTTAAGTCCATTAAAGTATGTGGGGAGGATGGCACTTTCCAACTATATTTTTCAGAGTTTAGTTGGTTTGATTCTTTTTTATGGACTTGGGTTTTCTCTTTATGAAAAAATGAGTCCACCGATGATGTTGCTCACTGGGATTTTGGTCTTCGCTGTGCAGATGCTGATGAGCGCGATTTGGCTTCGGTATTTCAGGTATGGGCCGCTTGAGTGGTTGTGGAGAGTGCTGAGTTATGGAAAACGGATGGGGATAAAACGTTAGAAGATTTCTTGTCTTACAAAATGTTAAAAGTGGCTCTCCCGCGCTCTTGAAAAAGTAAAAATTACCTTGGCAACTAACTCATTAGCACGATAATGAATACCGTTATAATTGCCAAAAGCACTGCGATCTTTAGAATCAAGAATCCTTTCCATTCGAATAAACTGCGCACGCGGCTTTTTGTGAGTACTTCATCTTTGGTGAGCTTTGGAGCATTTTCATCATGCTCGATAAGCGTATGGTCATTGCCATATACATCTTTGTAAAGTTCCAGTGTTTTTCTGGGCTTGCGCTTGTAGTCCTCTTTACGCATCCCAAATCCCATATATCCCATCTTCAGTTCATTTATTGGTTAAAAATATCGATTTGATATCCATCATCACGAGGAGGATGCTACAGAGCAATCTGTTTTGCAAAAGAAAAGATTGCTTCCCTTCGATTCTCTTCGTTCGCAATGACTTTAAATCGTAAAAGCTATTGATATTGAATATACAAAAAATAAACGGTATTTGGACTTATATCAATTTCCAACCCAGTGCTGTATTGACCGTACCCTTGACTACATCCAAGGCAGCATTGATCGCACCTTCTACGGCCAATATGCCTAGGCCTTCGATGGTCAGTAAAACGATGCGCGCGCTGCTTTTTTGGATTTCCAAGTAGTGTTTGGCTTGTTCCTCGGTAATTTTACCCTGGAGTTTCAGTTCACCGATCAGTTTGATATTGTTGGCCAATACTTTCAGCTCATTTTCAGCAAAAGGTTGGGCTTCTTCCCAGTGGTTGGTCAGTACACCTTGGACAGCCATGACCATTTTTTCGAATATTTCCTCTGTGTTGATCTCAGACATAATGGGATAGGTTTATCAGTTTTCGTAAGACTCTCCACGTTTGAGGGCCATTTGCAGTCGGATGATAGCTGTAAAGGCAGAGTTAAAGGCGGTTTTCAGTGGAGGAAGTTGTTCTGCAGATGCAAATCCCATCTTGTGCAAAAACTCAAGATTCGATACCATGTTTTGCAATTCCTTTACCTGCTCCTGGACAATGCGGTTTTTGTCGACCGCAGCTGCCCTGACCGCCAAGGTGTTCAGATCCACTTTGGCTTCATCAAAGAATGTTTGGTAATGTTCATAATCTGCTTCTTCGGTGCCGATGGTTCGCTCCAACTGGACAAAATACGCTGCTACTTTTTCTTCAAGTTCCGTTATCTTTTCATCTGTGATGGGATCATATTCACTGATCAGGCGCACAGAGGTACAGGCATGCCCACATAATAAAAATAGCAGGAGGAGGCTGAAAATTTTCCCTTGCGTAGAAATTCGTTTGGATAATTTCATGTAGTTGTGGTCTAATGACAATTTAAGCAATAACCTTGTGTGATACTTAATAGAATGTGCTTTAAACCCGAAATCAATGCCGTTTAGATAAGAGCGGACAGTGACAACGCTGTCATCTCGCCGCAGCGAGGGAATCTCTCTCTCATACAATACATAATGGTTTAAAAGATCCTTTCCCGATCTGTTGGGATCAGGATAGCCTGCCCCGCATGACTATCGGGGACATACGTTAACTAAACGGCATTGAACTCGAAATATGCATTAGCCTATCTACGCCACAGTCTGTCCCGGACTATTTCGGGAGCGCACAGGTATTACGATCTGCAACTGCTTCAAGAGCAGCCGCAGGTTTGCTGCTATATTGATCTCACTGCTTTTATTAGAAATCAACAAATCCATCACTTAGGCCTCGATTATCTGATTTTCATTAAACCCTCAGTGTTCCTTTCCCTCGTATTTCCACATCGGTACCGTTTTTCCGGCATGTTCAAAGCCAATTTTTTCGTAAAATGATACTGCGTCGACCTCAGCTGTGAGCATTTGCATGTGGAATCCCGCATATTTTTCGAGCATCCTTTCCATGATTTTGCGGCCGATTCCTTTGCATTGGTGACTGGGCAATACCAATAAATGCGGAAAATAAACCACCAAATACCCATCAGAAATGGCATTGCCCAATCCCACCAACTGGTCGTTTTCCCAAGCGGTGACCAAACTATCAGAATGGGTAAGGCCATTGTAGAGAACGTCAGGCATATTTGCGGAACTCCATTGGTTTTTTTGGTAGAGTGGCAGTAGGTCTTCTATGGTAAAATTCCGGTTTTCTGAAATTTGCACAGTTGTTTTTTCCATAATGACGTAGTCAATTCCTCCTTTGACAAAGGTTTGGAGGGTTCTTTGAAACCCAAATTTTTCGTAGAAAGCGGTTTTATCCGCGCGTGCATTGCACCAGATACGATGGATGCCTTCTTTTTCCAAACGGGAAATTGCATGCTGGAGCAAGATACTTCCCAGGCCTTTGCCCTGCAGGGATATTTCGGTGGCAAATTTTCTAAACTGGGCTTGGTCGTCTTTTATAAATACGGAGATGACTGTGATGAGTTTATCTTCCTGGATCAAGCCAAAATGTTGGCCATGGTGATCTTCTTCGAGTTTTACATAGTCAATTGGCTGATCTGGCCACATCACACGGTGACGGAGGTCCCAAGTATCTTCTGGACGTATGGGGATGATCTGGTAGTTATTTTTCATTGACTGCTTTGATCCAAGATGGATGAGAAGTTTTACAAATGGGTAATGGAAAGCGCAACTTTCTTACTGATTACCGAATACTAATGGTGTCCCCTCCAGCCTGGGCCGCGGACGACTCTGCCGGGGAAGGCTCCAGTATGTTCTCCATGGCGAAGCACCTGTTGGCCATTTACCAGAACATGTACCATTCCTTCTGCATACTGATGTGGCTGGTCAAAAGTTGCCCGGTCACGGATTTTTTCTTTGTCAAAAATAGCCAAATCGGCATAGTATCCTTCTTTTAAAAGTCCTCTTTTTTTGATTTTAAGGTTACTGGCCGGTAAATGCGTGAGTTTATAGATGGCCTCTTGGAGGGGAATTACCTTTTCCTCCCTGACGTATTTGCCAAGCAATCTGGCAAA from Echinicola soli encodes the following:
- a CDS encoding class I SAM-dependent methyltransferase, whose product is MKKSFSEEELKAIASQLSHPKGEMGIDVAATMHESNISMTEKAIELLHLENGDKVLELGHGSAMHVSQLLEEQESLHYTGLEVSELMYLEAKKHNIQWIDAGIADFHLYDGEQAPFESGSFDKIFTVNTIYFWKDPLRTAEELERLLADEGSLVIAFAQKRFMEKLPFAQHGFTLYDDADVMELMTEVGLVTLEQSDVTETVKSKAMEEVQREFTVMRFSR
- a CDS encoding DUF418 domain-containing protein, producing the protein MKLDQLVNPISDRSRIELIDIFRGFAIFGIFMVNIEIMNCFMVNQEKFGKLWTRPIDTFSYRILQLFFYSKFFPIFSFLFGLGIGMQTNKFINSKRLPLGFLIRRMLILLVFGILHITFLWDGDILHLYALIGIFTFFWIRRAAKVILITSIIVFVFPFYDVIVAIVFGSLEVNSSRLIELYNPQEIRNIIWNGSLGEQISLRWADYVSNIPLLLYMVGPVAFSMFLLGLYFVRQGYHNAIKDFIARTKKPVLMVILLITAYRLFFIFALTDLDIYHNPWLKPIFLQLIFLSDVMTGLFYLWLMGWLYYFQGWKKLLSPLKYVGRMALSNYIFQSLVGLILFYGLGFSLYEKMSPPMMLLTGILVFAVQMLMSAIWLRYFRYGPLEWLWRVLSYGKRMGIKR
- a CDS encoding GNAT family N-acetyltransferase, producing the protein MKNNYQIIPIRPEDTWDLRHRVMWPDQPIDYVKLEEDHHGQHFGLIQEDKLITVISVFIKDDQAQFRKFATEISLQGKGLGSILLQHAISRLEKEGIHRIWCNARADKTAFYEKFGFQRTLQTFVKGGIDYVIMEKTTVQISENRNFTIEDLLPLYQKNQWSSANMPDVLYNGLTHSDSLVTAWENDQLVGLGNAISDGYLVVYFPHLLVLPSHQCKGIGRKIMERMLEKYAGFHMQMLTAEVDAVSFYEKIGFEHAGKTVPMWKYEGKEH